The Pseudochaenichthys georgianus chromosome 20, fPseGeo1.2, whole genome shotgun sequence genomic interval GTCACATAGAGCCACATTACTGGTGTAACCTCACACACTTCATCAGGTACaaacatattttatatatattatttatatactgtgtttGTTAGCTGCAAGCAAAACTAATTAGCAAATGAAATCAAATAATGGAGCTGTGTAAATGATCATGATCCTATAAATGAATAGGCCCAGTGGAAATATACAGGACATTTCaacagtgagaacatttcattcAGAATTGCGTTGGGTCATATTGCATGAAGATATTGTTCCTTTTGCTGCTTTGGCTGTTTAATTTAATGCTTACTGTTGGTATTGAAAGTCTGAATATCTCATGATTACATATAAAAAATAATCCTCAGAATATTGACTTTTTCTGATTATCCTCATTGTTTCTGCCTACTGTAAAGACTGAGCTAAAGAAGGTGGCAACACGTGTGGCAAATTGTCAATTGATGACGAATCGGTGTATCCGAATAATGCCTTAATATATATTTGCTTCCCTTTGCATATATGTATTTGTCGCATCACATGTAGCAGCGCAATTCATTTAGACAAACACCCACACTCACAGAATCAGCTCAGTGCTAATTGTATTTTGAGGCATTTCTCACTGCCAGTAACCTGATTTTATTATATTCCCAAAATGGATTATGAGCGGCAACATGCAATGCTACTCCTACTTCATCTTCTTATGGAGATTTCGGCCCTACAGCGTGGAAATAACTGCACCTGTTTAATTCATTCTTAAAATAGGTTACGGTGTGCTTGCCATGAAATGGTGGCCTAATTATTGAGACACCAAAATTGGCCTGCAACACGGAAAAAGCTCATTTCCTGTTATGGAGAGCCCAAAGATGTGCCCTAAAATGAACTGCTGCCGGTAAGATTAGTAGACAGTTATCTGCTCTACACACAGGAGTCAAATTAAACTGTCTCCTTACATTAATCGACCAGTACAGCTTATTACGAGTGACTGCAGAGCAAACGTGTCAACCAGTAGAAAGCCATGAAATAAATCTGGACATCTGGACACTAAAAAGCCGCCCGTATTTTCAAGCTCTTATCTTTATCCCTCTTCTTTTCTCAAATACTTTTGTCTTCATGTCTGAGCGCTCTATTTTTGAAGTATAAGCTAGGGGGTTGTCATACAGGTggactttaaaaaaacaataaacacaCGTTTGAAAGAAAACTGTTATCCATTTCGACCTCATGCAGCTGGCTGGTAGTCTGTGGGTGGGAGAACAGCTGGAGATTTGATTCCCAAAACCAGTTCTGTTTTTCTACGAAGCATCTGCCCTTTGACACATTGACCCATTAGCCTTGACCACCCATCTGCATCTATCTTTATCCAGCTCTCAACTCATTCCTTCCACTCACCTCTGACCTCTTTCCTTGAACTGAAGAGCCAGAAGGGGAGGGAGAAGTTTCTTGTGTACATGGGAGCTTAAAATCAACGTCAAAGTCATCTGAGTCACAGATTTGTGAGCAAAGTTTGAAGATTTCTGGGAAGAACAGCCACCTGCTTTCCCCATCCGTCACCCTTCTTCTGTTCTTCTTTTTAAGCCAATATTTCTCTCGAGGGAATGTCAGACCTACATGCTGATTTCCAGAAGCAATGTTTATTTATGACACTTTCACACATCGATCTATTTCAGTGATTATGAAtgaaaggcaatttgaaatgtgGGATAAAGGAACAGCAACCTTAAGATAAGATCAACCACATGAAGAGTATGTCAGGCAAACATGAACCAGTGTTTTCATGTCTAGCTCTGGGAACATCCAGGAACCACCTCAGGGCACTAACTATAAAAACAAAGATTGTTTCATAGCCATAATCGAGTGGGAAACGCTGCATGACTTTCCAGGAACTCTGCCTGCATACGTCCACATTTTTATGACAGGAATTATTCATTTGGGTGAATTTGTGTATGATACTTCATTTACATGACCGGAGGATACGTTGAGTTTCTTGGAAGCAACCTACTTTAGAGCCTTGAAGAAAATGATAAGAAGGCATGAGAGAAAGAGTGAGAGCGATGTAGCGAGTGGTGAGAAGGCTGGAGCGAGGGGCCTCGTGTTTGAACAAGCATCGACCCCTGCAAGGCTTCCTCTCATTGGAGAATGACCCGGGCCTCTCTGCAGTGATAGGACAACATGACTGTTTTGGTTCCAACTGAGCTGCAGCCAAACAAACAGTGTAAACAGACCACAGTGGGTACATTCAACGCACTTTAATCATTTACGTCTAATAACATATTGATTGTCTGCCCTGTGTGGTTTACAGCTTCAGGAGCAGGCAGCCTTATGTTGAGGAACAGCAGTGTTTGTCTATTTGGACCCTTTTATATTACATATGTGTACTATCAGGAGTTATCTTCTGCCCCTGTGCCGACCAGATGCTGCTCTAAAGTCATCAGAGCTTTTTCCTGCTGCAACTCATGACAACTAATTGACCATTTGGATGAGTAAGCCTAATTTTAAGTGGGTTATGTGGATCGCACTACTGGCAGGAGACTGTTACAACTGTAAGCGGCCTGCCATGGAGGGAGAGAACATTTAATGATTGAAATGATAGAATGATGCACTGTTTTTCACATGGTGTTATAGTAGGGTAAGTCCCAACCAAGTTTGGCCTCATTCTGTTGAATTTCATTACAGGACAGCTTGTACTAACATTAATCTGATTAACCAGTGAGCACAGCTATCAGTTTTAGAGGGTCAAACTGGGTGAAATGGATGCGGATATACAAAGTCAAAGTATTCAaatagcattacattacattacattacattacattgcatttagctgacgcttttatccaaagcgacttacaataagtacattcgaccacaaccttgaagaaaacagaatcatataagtacatcaggtttcatagagccaagtatttcaagtgctactcaactggctatagatgagcctgtcctttattagtatataagtgctctgttagcagttctttgttagtaattctatcgctcgaagtggagtcagtCATAATGCATATTTGGAGGTGCACCATTTATATTTCCATTTAGTTTATCAGCCGTTGAACATTATCTTATCTTGCCTTCCAGAGCTACAAACCCCCCAGGCAGTTTTATTTGTGTAGGATTCACTATGGGTTTCCATGAGGAGTTATGGAATGACAATCTGAGGAAAACTCCATATTAGACACTATTATAACAAATATAGGCttattttcattaaaaaaaagggCATGTCTGTGAATGCATGCACAAATATATCAGGCAAAGAATGAGCCTGTTCTGTGTTTGTGGTTTTTATCAAAGTTATGTAATGCATTGTATATAATGCAGTTGAAAACCTGTTAGCTGCTATGTATTACATCTGGGAAATAACTTCAAAAGTCTGTCCCTACAGTCCTCCGTGCTGCATTTTGAtcgttttttaatgtatttctttccatccttttattttcttcactccccaAACAGTCCCTTGCTGTATTTGTCTGAAGTTCTTGGCAGTGACGTAAATCACTTTTTTAGAAAAGATTTGATATGATTATGCATAGGGGATCTAAAAACTGCAATTTGGGCTTCAATCCAAATAGTGCAACACTTTGTATTGCAGTTTCCACATGAACATTTGAGCTTTCACGAGGGTTTATTAATATACTTTGGCTGAGTTCAGATTTCACAGGAAGCCTTTCTCAGCAAACACTGTTGTTATCACTGGCCTGTTGTGCCTCCTTGCCCGCAATGCACTATCCTATATCTTTATATCAGCACACACAATACATATGTCCCCAGGCAGCAGGGTTTATTTGATTTGCAGCACTTAAGTAAATGTCTTTCAAATCAATGGTTACAGCTTGACGTCAGAGCCTTATATATGTGCAGTACAGAGGGCGGCAGCATAAACATTTCCATATATTATGTCATTAGAGGAGTGGTGAATACATATAGCATTTGACATTATGTTAAGTTATCAGAGTCAGAGATTGATTGTCAACACTAACGTTTATATGTGTGTATTTTCTTCAGTTATAACAACAGGCAGTACTTGATGCCCTTTGTTTGTCTCTCCGGCTACGTACAGGCGTCTGATTAATGCagcttgtttgtttttgtttatagcTCCTGGAATGTTTCTCCTAATCAACACATTTATTGTAGAATATATTTGACATATGTCAAAAAGGTCAAATTCTGGTCTGAATCCAATTTCCAACAAGTAACTGCCTTTTTAGGCATTGTAAAGCTGAACAATGATAACATGCGTTTTACCGGCTGTGCCTTCGTTTTAGTTTTTATTTCTCATAAATTCTACAGCTTTACATCCAAATGATGTAAACAAGGCATTTTATCCATAGGATTTAGACCCATTTTAGGGGTTTATAGACAATATAACTATTGTTCCATTCACTGTTCTGCTGGTGAGAATGCACTGGATGTAATGAGAAACAAATCTGGACCTAGAGGACTGAGGATTCAGGAAAGAGGGGTTTCGGCTGGCTGAATGGATTCATCAAAGCAGAGCTCTAAGCCTTGAATCTCCATGAAGGCAGTGATCGCCTGTTGAAACGGAGAAGAGTAGTGGGCCTGGGCCAAATCGAAGTAAAAGGCAGAATAATGCCAGGCACAATGATGGATTACTTACCAAACCATCATATCTTTGATTAATTCAAGCCCAACCATAGTAGGGGTTTAAAGGGTTGTGTGACGTGGTGTTATTCATTTAATAAATGGGTAACTGTCCACCTCTACCATTATATGCAAATCAGTAGTTTCATCCCTTGAACTGTGTCCATTTAAGTACCCTAAAAGTATTAAGATTAAAAGTCTGACACTCCAGGGATACCTAAAATAGAAGTGTGATTTTAATCAAATCCTttccctctctcttcctcccgtGTTTCTCCCCAGTGAGTACCACCGCTTCACCTTCTGCACGGAGACAAAGTCCAACATCGTCAGCTGCTACTGGCCCAACCCGCTGGTAGAGAGCTACATCATCCACATACACAAGCACTTTTTCTCCAACTGCACCTTGGAGCACGTTGTATGGGTGGACCCGCCCGACGACACGTTAACCATCCTCATCCTCGTTCCAGTTTTCCTCACTTTGGCCATGATCGCCCTGGTGGTCTGGTGCAGCAAGAGGAGCGATATCCTGACCTAAGAGGAAGACGGAAGTGGAGGGAGAAGAAAGACAGAATTCAAGGTCCCAACCTACTCCATTAAAACATTTATATACAAAGGAGTGCACAGAGTTGTTGGGAGATTGCTTCAGTTGGTCAAAATACCCCATAAGTGGCTCTGCAAACCAGACATAGGCAGTTGCAAAGTTGTGTTTTCTTGAGGTTTTTCTCACAGTTCTGACG includes:
- the LOC117465869 gene encoding receptor activity-modifying protein 3-like, which gives rise to MDTNEFAVLKLFVVGILVNAWMIRGLSATDSINIEPTPPRPRKPCNESRLQWEVEVCGEDFKREMGHIEPHYWCNLTHFISEYHRFTFCTETKSNIVSCYWPNPLVESYIIHIHKHFFSNCTLEHVVWVDPPDDTLTILILVPVFLTLAMIALVVWCSKRSDILT